The Corynebacterium glaucum genome includes a region encoding these proteins:
- a CDS encoding o-succinylbenzoate synthase has product MPTPPTLNPLHTPHPLPTVEKILERAHVVALPMAVKFRGITTREALLIDGPAGWGEFSPFVEYAAPEAAMWLRAGIEAAFEGLPEAHGTVEVNGTVPAVAPKKVEAVLARFPGVHTFKVKVAEKGQSLDDDIARVNTLRQLQPEARIRVDANGGWSVEEAVAAEAALTADGSLEYLEQPCATVQELAEVRARVGTPVAADESIRRAEDPYQVVKHSAAQIGVVKQAPLGGVRNVLKLAAELGLELTVASALDTAVGIDAGLVAAKLTGSRAAGLATQRLFLEDVAPERSLIDGSFTLTRTTPDADRLHALRASAERRDWWFERVRACYPHLGA; this is encoded by the coding sequence ATGCCCACGCCGCCCACGCTGAACCCGCTGCATACCCCGCACCCACTGCCCACAGTCGAGAAGATCCTCGAACGCGCCCACGTCGTCGCGTTGCCAATGGCAGTGAAGTTCCGCGGCATCACCACGCGCGAGGCGCTGCTCATCGACGGCCCCGCCGGCTGGGGCGAATTCTCCCCGTTCGTGGAGTACGCCGCACCCGAAGCAGCGATGTGGCTGCGTGCCGGCATCGAGGCCGCTTTCGAGGGGCTGCCCGAAGCGCACGGCACCGTCGAGGTCAACGGCACCGTCCCCGCCGTCGCCCCGAAAAAAGTCGAGGCGGTCCTCGCACGGTTCCCCGGAGTGCACACCTTCAAAGTCAAGGTCGCAGAAAAGGGCCAATCGCTTGACGACGACATCGCTCGCGTCAACACCCTCCGCCAACTGCAGCCCGAGGCACGCATCCGCGTCGACGCGAACGGCGGCTGGAGCGTGGAAGAAGCCGTCGCCGCCGAAGCCGCCCTCACCGCGGACGGATCCCTGGAGTACCTGGAGCAACCCTGCGCCACCGTCCAGGAACTCGCCGAAGTGCGCGCTCGGGTGGGCACCCCGGTCGCCGCCGACGAGTCCATTCGCCGCGCCGAAGACCCATATCAGGTGGTGAAGCATAGTGCGGCGCAAATAGGCGTCGTTAAGCAAGCGCCCCTTGGTGGGGTACGAAATGTGCTGAAGCTGGCGGCCGAGCTGGGCCTTGAGCTCACCGTAGCGAGCGCGCTGGACACTGCCGTGGGGATTGATGCGGGGCTGGTCGCGGCAAAGCTCACCGGGTCGCGCGCCGCGGGCCTTGCCACCCAGCGGCTGTTTCTTGAGGATGTCGCGCCGGAGCGCTCGCTTATCGACGGCTCCTTTACTCTGACTCGGACAACCCCCGACGCCGACCGTCTGCACGCACTTCGGGCTTCGGCCGAGCGGCGCGACTGGTGGTTTGAACGGGTTCGCGCGTGTTACCCCCATTTAGGGGCGTAG
- a CDS encoding SLC13 family permease, with amino-acid sequence MSTPVVHDSSALSDGDLAPSPEPGEWRRQLIGLLAGIALAILIYFIFPSGAGDTVAASPGAKEDVEYTSQAMRVVAATTVLMGVWWMTEAIPLAATALLPIAIFPIMGVAKFKDVGAPYASATIFLFMGGFLLALGLQRWNLHRRLALYVVKIVGTSPRRLILGFMLATGFMSMWVSNTATAVVMLPIGTSVLMLTADTVGGMKNQAKFATGLMLAIAYAASIGSLGTLIGTPPNALLKGYMEEAHDITIGFGRWMMVGMPVAIIFLFIAWWLLVTVFKPEIDEIPGGKELIDEEIRKLGPWTYPQIMVGIIFVLAALSWIFIPLGIERYGWSFPYDDAIVGIIAGLLMFTIPAAKDGKRLLDWETANEMPWDVLLLFGGGLSLSAMFTSTGLSLWIGEAAKSLATLPMFLLIVAISALIIFLTELTSNTATAATFLPIMGGVAVGIGLTGSTEMNVMLLCIPVALAATCAFMLPVATPPNAIAYSSGYVKMGDMIKGGIWLNLIGIVLISLATYFIAVPVFGLVL; translated from the coding sequence ATGTCTACTCCTGTAGTGCACGATTCGTCCGCACTGTCGGACGGCGATCTTGCCCCCAGTCCCGAACCGGGAGAGTGGCGCCGTCAACTCATCGGCCTGCTTGCGGGTATCGCTCTCGCCATCCTCATCTACTTCATCTTCCCTTCAGGCGCGGGTGACACCGTGGCTGCTTCACCGGGGGCCAAGGAAGATGTCGAATACACCTCGCAGGCGATGCGCGTCGTCGCCGCTACCACCGTGCTGATGGGCGTGTGGTGGATGACCGAGGCGATCCCGCTCGCCGCGACCGCGCTGCTGCCAATCGCCATCTTCCCGATTATGGGAGTAGCCAAGTTCAAAGATGTCGGTGCGCCGTACGCGTCCGCGACCATCTTCTTGTTCATGGGCGGCTTCCTCTTGGCACTTGGCCTGCAGCGCTGGAACCTGCACCGCCGCCTGGCGCTCTATGTGGTGAAAATCGTCGGCACCTCGCCGCGCCGTCTCATCCTGGGCTTCATGCTGGCGACCGGATTCATGTCCATGTGGGTGTCCAATACCGCGACCGCCGTGGTGATGTTGCCGATTGGTACCTCCGTGCTGATGCTCACTGCAGACACCGTCGGCGGCATGAAGAACCAAGCGAAGTTCGCTACCGGGCTCATGTTGGCGATCGCCTACGCCGCGTCCATTGGCTCGCTGGGCACGCTGATTGGTACCCCGCCGAACGCGCTGTTGAAGGGCTACATGGAGGAAGCACACGACATCACCATCGGCTTCGGCCGCTGGATGATGGTGGGCATGCCGGTCGCCATCATCTTCCTCTTCATCGCGTGGTGGCTACTGGTGACCGTCTTCAAGCCGGAGATCGACGAAATCCCGGGTGGTAAGGAACTCATCGACGAGGAGATCCGCAAGCTCGGCCCGTGGACCTACCCGCAGATCATGGTGGGCATCATTTTCGTGCTCGCGGCCCTGTCCTGGATTTTCATCCCGCTTGGCATTGAGCGCTACGGCTGGTCGTTCCCGTACGACGATGCGATCGTGGGCATCATCGCCGGCCTGTTGATGTTCACCATCCCCGCGGCAAAGGATGGCAAGCGGCTGCTGGACTGGGAGACCGCGAACGAAATGCCGTGGGACGTGCTGCTCCTCTTCGGCGGCGGCCTGTCCCTGTCCGCGATGTTCACCTCCACCGGTCTGTCTTTGTGGATCGGTGAGGCCGCGAAGAGCCTGGCGACACTGCCGATGTTCCTGCTCATCGTGGCAATCTCCGCGCTGATCATCTTCCTGACGGAGCTGACCTCCAACACTGCAACGGCGGCAACCTTCCTGCCCATCATGGGCGGTGTTGCGGTGGGCATTGGCCTGACCGGCTCCACCGAGATGAACGTGATGCTGCTGTGCATCCCGGTTGCGCTCGCCGCTACCTGTGCATTCATGCTCCCGGTGGCGACCCCGCCGAATGCGATCGCCTACTCCTCCGGCTACGTAAAGATGGGCGACATGATCAAGGGCGGTATCTGGCTGAACCTCATCGGCATCGTGCTGATCTCCCTGGCGACCTACTTCATCGCCGTCCCAGTCTTCGGACTGGTGCTCTAA
- a CDS encoding YidH family protein, which yields MSTELGSERGCDARADERADKRADERTAFARRLFPDGEEPDPRFTLANERTFLAWTRTALAFLAGGIALAAFEIQGMHPRHQTAVAVLVILGGVAISAGAAVRWVHVERAMRTGKPLPVPAIIPVLSLLVFVALAVTIVLIAV from the coding sequence ATGAGCACCGAACTTGGCAGCGAGCGGGGTTGCGACGCGCGCGCAGACGAGCGCGCAGACAAGCGCGCAGACGAGCGCACTGCGTTTGCGCGCCGCCTCTTCCCCGACGGCGAGGAGCCCGATCCGCGCTTCACGCTGGCGAACGAGCGCACGTTCCTTGCGTGGACGCGCACGGCGCTCGCGTTTCTGGCGGGCGGGATCGCGCTGGCTGCGTTTGAGATCCAGGGCATGCACCCTCGGCACCAAACTGCGGTGGCGGTGCTGGTCATTCTTGGTGGGGTGGCGATCTCCGCGGGCGCGGCGGTGCGTTGGGTGCACGTCGAGCGCGCCATGCGCACCGGCAAACCGCTGCCGGTGCCGGCGATCATTCCGGTGCTGTCGCTGTTGGTGTTCGTGGCGCTTGCGGTCACGATCGTCCTGATCGCGGTGTAG
- a CDS encoding ATP-binding protein — protein sequence MQRSPYTPGSVAPVVYGREALLRDARRDLAFMKEFPELKGRLEIFVGSRGVGKTSLLRTIENDARSLGFASCWITAGDGPFLGALVEALDTLSREWHDAAREQLASILRNLSVTVAGVKVTSNADEPTAEMSSLGRVVQQALQEAAEGAGSPGLVLLVDEIQAADADGLRALAYAWQHLQSEAPGLPLMTFCAGLTHSQDVITDAVSFAERFRYRQLENLDPESSRAALEEPALARGVHWTPEALDKALALAAGYPYFLQVIGDEAWKAAGYPDAGEVIGGSHVSEANSQFREVQRIFFRSRWMKATPLEQEFMSAMAADGGSPARRGEIAERMGRTTQSISMVRRSLMDKGLIDAPAHGYVEFTAPGFAEFVRREGDPSEEH from the coding sequence ATGCAGCGCAGTCCCTACACCCCAGGCAGTGTCGCACCCGTGGTCTACGGGCGCGAGGCACTGCTTCGCGATGCCCGCCGCGACCTCGCCTTCATGAAGGAGTTTCCCGAGCTCAAAGGCCGGCTGGAAATCTTCGTCGGCTCGCGCGGGGTGGGGAAGACAAGCCTGCTGCGCACAATCGAAAACGACGCGCGCAGCCTCGGGTTCGCCTCGTGCTGGATCACCGCCGGCGACGGCCCGTTCCTCGGCGCGCTCGTGGAGGCGCTGGACACGCTCTCGCGCGAGTGGCACGACGCTGCGCGCGAGCAGCTCGCCAGCATCCTGCGCAACCTCTCCGTCACCGTCGCTGGAGTCAAGGTCACCAGCAATGCGGACGAGCCGACGGCCGAGATGAGCAGCCTCGGGCGCGTCGTTCAGCAAGCACTCCAGGAGGCAGCGGAAGGTGCAGGTTCGCCGGGGCTTGTTTTGCTTGTCGACGAAATCCAGGCCGCCGATGCCGATGGCCTGCGCGCTTTGGCCTACGCGTGGCAGCACCTGCAATCGGAGGCCCCGGGCCTGCCATTGATGACTTTCTGTGCCGGCCTGACCCACAGTCAGGACGTGATCACGGACGCGGTGAGTTTCGCCGAGCGCTTTCGGTACCGGCAGCTGGAAAACCTCGACCCGGAGTCCTCGCGGGCGGCGTTGGAGGAGCCGGCGCTGGCGCGCGGCGTGCACTGGACGCCGGAGGCGCTGGACAAGGCGTTGGCACTTGCAGCGGGGTATCCCTACTTCTTGCAGGTGATTGGCGACGAAGCGTGGAAAGCCGCCGGCTACCCCGATGCCGGCGAGGTGATCGGCGGCTCGCACGTATCGGAAGCGAACAGCCAGTTCCGCGAGGTGCAGCGCATCTTCTTCCGCTCCCGCTGGATGAAGGCCACCCCGTTAGAGCAGGAATTCATGAGCGCGATGGCCGCCGACGGGGGATCGCCCGCGCGGCGCGGCGAGATCGCAGAGCGCATGGGGCGCACCACTCAGTCGATTTCGATGGTGCGCCGCTCGCTCATGGACAAAGGGCTTATCGACGCCCCGGCTCACGGCTATGTCGAGTTCACCGCGCCCGGTTTTGCGGAGTTCGTGCGACGAGAAGGTGACCCGTCCGAGGAGCACTGA
- a CDS encoding 1,4-dihydroxy-2-naphthoyl-CoA synthase, translating to MSEQQQYSTAQPFDASQWRSVEGFDFTDITYHRHVGETRADGIVRIAFDRPEVRNAFRPHTVDELYQALDHARRDPSIGTVLLTGNGPSPKDGGWAFCSGGDQRIRGRSGYQYATAHDADVEAATAEHVDEARVKAEGGRLHILEVQRLIRTMPKVVIAVVNGWAAGGGHSLHVVCDMTIASRQEARFKQTDADVGSFDAGYGSAYLAKMVGQKFAREIFFLGRTYTAEDMQHMGAVNIVADHGELEAEAIQAAREINTKSPTAQRMLKFAFNLLDDGLVGQQVFAGEATRLAYMTDEAVEGRDSFLEKRPPNWDQFPYYY from the coding sequence ATGAGCGAGCAGCAGCAATACTCCACCGCGCAGCCCTTCGACGCCTCCCAGTGGCGCAGCGTCGAGGGCTTCGACTTCACGGACATCACCTACCACCGCCACGTAGGCGAGACCCGCGCCGACGGCATCGTCCGCATCGCGTTTGACCGCCCCGAGGTGCGCAACGCATTTCGCCCCCACACCGTCGACGAGCTCTACCAGGCGCTTGACCACGCGCGGCGCGACCCGTCGATAGGCACTGTCCTGCTCACCGGCAACGGCCCGAGCCCGAAGGACGGCGGGTGGGCGTTCTGCTCAGGCGGCGACCAGCGCATTCGCGGCCGCTCCGGCTACCAATACGCCACCGCGCACGACGCCGACGTCGAAGCCGCCACCGCCGAGCACGTCGACGAAGCCCGCGTGAAAGCCGAGGGCGGGCGCCTGCACATCCTCGAAGTGCAACGCCTGATCCGCACCATGCCGAAAGTGGTCATCGCCGTGGTCAACGGCTGGGCAGCCGGGGGCGGGCACTCCCTGCACGTGGTGTGCGACATGACCATCGCCTCGCGTCAGGAAGCCCGCTTCAAACAGACGGATGCCGACGTCGGCTCTTTCGACGCCGGCTACGGCTCCGCCTACTTGGCCAAGATGGTCGGTCAGAAGTTCGCGCGCGAAATCTTCTTCCTCGGCCGCACCTACACCGCCGAAGACATGCAGCACATGGGCGCGGTGAATATCGTCGCGGACCACGGCGAACTCGAGGCGGAAGCCATCCAGGCCGCCCGCGAGATCAACACCAAGTCCCCCACCGCCCAGCGCATGCTCAAGTTTGCTTTCAATTTGCTTGACGACGGCCTCGTAGGCCAGCAAGTCTTCGCCGGCGAAGCCACCCGCCTGGCATACATGACGGACGAAGCAGTCGAGGGCCGCGACTCCTTCCTGGAGAAGCGGCCCCCGAACTGGGATCAGTTCCCGTACTACTACTAA
- a CDS encoding DUF202 domain-containing protein produces MHADPGLQPERTSMAWTRTAVAMLVVSLILLRWAHVFGPWVMALVVLTLVAAVYVVLSNRAAYTREVAGIEHERVEPAIGRIVAMTATVFLLGVGSLVLVVLR; encoded by the coding sequence GTGCACGCTGATCCGGGGCTGCAGCCCGAGCGCACATCGATGGCTTGGACGCGCACAGCCGTGGCGATGCTGGTGGTGTCGCTGATCCTTCTGCGCTGGGCGCACGTGTTCGGGCCGTGGGTGATGGCGTTGGTCGTGCTGACGCTGGTCGCCGCGGTGTACGTGGTGCTGTCGAACCGCGCGGCGTATACGCGCGAGGTGGCCGGGATCGAGCACGAGCGCGTGGAGCCAGCAATCGGGCGGATTGTCGCTATGACAGCGACAGTGTTCTTGCTTGGGGTGGGGTCGTTGGTGCTGGTGGTGCTGCGCTAG
- a CDS encoding LacI family DNA-binding transcriptional regulator gives MPTREPRRPTILDVASVAGVSKSTVSRVMQNDARVAEDTRAKVRQAIEELGYVPALSAQLMRAEPAPTIGLFVSSVDIPIFGQLNRYLHEELNALGYHVLQETIVSSTRSEQESAMENLVRMPIKGMLVSVGGVENDLHQKYAARVPLLVVGRPEPSGTLHSVGYDEDYHGETLVDHLAKLGHRKIMMQDARMNRTMGTWTRVQAQKRRAAALGIEFDATYTSLMSERELEQWLLKTLDDGYTAIMAVFDRRLVQLLQAAKRLGIRVPEDISMTGSDGVMDGVDLLGLTTVRKPVELVGRGAARRIVELVEGPEPAAVINERYRGELIIGTTAGRP, from the coding sequence GTGCCAACCCGCGAGCCGCGCAGACCCACGATCCTCGACGTAGCCAGCGTCGCAGGGGTGTCGAAGTCAACCGTGTCGCGGGTGATGCAAAATGACGCACGAGTCGCAGAAGACACACGCGCCAAAGTGCGGCAGGCTATCGAGGAACTGGGCTACGTTCCGGCTCTTTCTGCTCAGCTCATGCGCGCTGAGCCGGCTCCAACAATCGGGCTGTTCGTCAGTTCCGTCGATATCCCGATCTTCGGACAATTGAACCGTTATCTTCACGAAGAGCTCAACGCGCTCGGGTACCACGTACTTCAAGAAACAATTGTGAGCTCGACGCGCAGCGAGCAGGAATCCGCGATGGAAAACCTCGTTCGCATGCCTATCAAGGGAATGCTGGTGTCAGTTGGGGGCGTCGAGAACGATCTGCATCAGAAGTACGCGGCGCGCGTGCCCCTTCTTGTCGTGGGTCGACCTGAGCCGAGCGGCACGCTCCACTCTGTCGGTTACGACGAGGATTATCACGGGGAAACTCTGGTTGATCACCTCGCGAAGCTGGGCCACCGGAAGATTATGATGCAAGACGCTCGAATGAACCGAACTATGGGTACCTGGACACGCGTTCAGGCGCAGAAACGACGTGCAGCGGCGTTGGGGATCGAGTTCGACGCGACCTACACCAGCCTGATGAGCGAACGAGAGCTTGAACAGTGGCTTCTGAAAACACTGGATGATGGATACACCGCGATCATGGCTGTGTTCGACCGGAGGCTTGTTCAGCTGCTCCAAGCCGCAAAACGATTAGGCATCAGGGTCCCAGAAGACATCTCAATGACCGGCTCGGACGGTGTCATGGACGGTGTCGACCTTCTCGGCTTAACAACTGTAAGAAAGCCAGTAGAACTGGTTGGACGCGGTGCAGCTCGCAGGATTGTTGAACTTGTGGAAGGCCCCGAACCTGCAGCTGTTATCAACGAGCGGTACCGCGGCGAACTCATCATCGGAACGACAGCCGGCCGACCCTAG